The following is a genomic window from Tolumonas lignilytica.
AAGTAAGATCATGAGTTATGCAAGTCAACCATTTCACCGAAAGTGAGCCGCAAACGACACGGAACCCTCATACACACCGCTTTAAGGCTCGAATTTACCGTCAACCAATAAGCCGTTTTTATTACCTAACTTCGTTTTATGCGGCTGCACGGAGTGCAGTCCGACATTAAAAATTTGTTGTGTTTTGTGGTGACAAGAGATCTGAATTAAAATCACGAGGGATTTTATATTTTTTGCCATCAAAGGTTATTTTTACTTTGTTTATCTTGGCGGTTTTTGTTGACTCACTACAATCTTCCTTTTTGGCTTGAGCTATAGAGTGAGCTGATTTTCCAGTTAAAAATAAGTCATAAAAACCATATGAGCTCGATTTTGCGATGCTGATATAGCGGGTGATTTCATCAAAATAACCATTACAGTTACCATCCCATTCGCCAGATTGTTCATGCATAGAAAGTGAATATAAAACATTTCTGAGAGTATTTTTTTCATTTATGTATAGATTTAAAACATTTTCTGAATATGGATTAACTCTCGATGAACCAACAAAATGATATCGAACTCCAATTGCTCGTAATGTTTGAGTTATATTATATAAACCAGTATCTATTTCTATGTCGTCGAGATGTATCGTATCATTCTTGATCATGCCTTTTTCTATTAATGATTTGATTATTTTATTATTTTCAACCAATACAGTGTGAGCATCGTTAACACTAATGCCTGAGTCATCATCTTTTGTGTTACTTACAAAGACTATAATAGTTTGATTTGTCAGCTGAGGGTTATTTTTGCACGTGAGGAATTTCACATCATTACCAAATTCATTCTGTATAAGAATTTTTATTTCATCACTACAGGCGTAACAATTAAATGAAAGGAAAGATATAATAAATAATAGTTTAATCATTGGGCTCTCTTTTAAATTGACTCAGAAACACAACTATAAGTTAAACGGCGGCACACAATGCCGTCCAGTGAGCAAAGCGAACGAGTTAAACGCCTTGTTAGGTAGGAAAATAAAGGAAATATCTTTTATTCATCACCACTGAACTGACTAATTGGTACACGGACTTTAATGTTGCCACTGCACCCGCTTCAAACCACCGCTCGGAATTACGCGCCGACAGATTTGAAACTGCCGGTTTACGTTATGTTTCACTGACATCATTCAGGAAACGGGGAGTGGTCGTTTCAAACCAAAACGCCTAGATGATGAGCCGCTTCAGGCGTACACACCGACGACTTGAAGGTTGTCGAAGACATAACCAGTGCGGATTTGAATTACACACTGTAGTGAGATCATGAGTTATGCAAGGCAACCATTTCACCGGAAGTGAGCCGTAAACAACACGGAACTCTCATACCAGCCGCTTTAAGGCTTGAATTTTCCGCAAAATAATTAAGAAAATTAATTACCTAACTTTTACTTATGGGGCGGCTGAAAGCCGTCCTCCATTAAGTTTTTGTTATGTGATTTTGGCTGCGGCAAAAGACGGTTTTTTTGAGAGCAAAAGCTACCGCACTGACTATCGACAATCAGATGCCCAACACCTGTGTTCTGCTCTTGATTTACTCATATGAACATGATGCCGAATGGTACGGAAAGAGACAAATGAAATCGGGGACTCAATTAATGAAAACTGAGCTATATCAATGCTGTGCATCATATCTGTGCAAGATGATGATGGATTAATCAGCATTAGAATTTAGCACTGGTAACAACACCCGAAAAATTAAGACAGTCAGATATGCGCTGCTGTTGGACAGCACTGAGTTCTGACATTGAGGTATAGCGAAATTCAGAATGTTCGTGGCTGAGGATGATGTTAGAAGGCGAGGGCAGTTCGCATCGGAAAATGAAAGCCTGTGAATTATAGGCAGAATGGAAATACACACCACTGAGATAATGGATCAAAATGTCAGCCCCGAGTTCTTCACGGCACTCGCGGATCAACGCTTCATGAATGGTTTCGCCGGGCTCTAATGCACCGCCAGGAAGCCCCCAGGATTTGGAACCGTAATCGGCTTTTAAAAGTAAAACGTGCCCTTCGGAATTAAGAATAACCGCATGACTGCTGAGTCTGAATTTATCATCAAAGGCCATGACTACCTCTAATCACATAACTTTTACTTGTGGGGTGCGTTAGCATCCCACACCAAGTTTTTGTTGTGCGTTTATTCTGCGTGGGTAGGGCACACAACCTTTCTCGGTTTTAAATGATATAGCTCAACTTGTGGATGGCTAAAGAAGCCAACTTCCCAAGGGTTTTTCTGCACAAATGCTTCACGAATTGGTTCAAACAAATGATGCGATTGTGGGATTTGATAAGCGTCAGCTTCGATGATTGTGTAGTTCCATTCGATTGCCTGGGTGTAAGTAAATACAGCTCTTGAATCAATCGCGAAATGACAATGATGGTCGCGTTTCAGTAACTTTGACTTGAACGTTTCCGGGAATGTAATGAAGAAAATGTCATCCTCAGCAGAGGATAAAAATGCAAGCACCGTGGTATGAGGCTGTGATTTAGCTTGTGTGACTAAAACACCAATTTTATTTTCGACCTCACGTAAATCAGGAATTGGTAATTCTGTTAGTGGTGTGATTGGTAATTCACGTTGAACACGTTCATCAATAGGGTGTTCATAAACACGTTCAGCGAATCTATAAATAACAGAGACACCATAGTAAATCTCGAATTCGATCGGTTTGACTAAAATCTGATTATCTTGAACTTTAGTAACCAAACCTTTGTAGGAACCACGATAGACACGTAATTCGGCATCGTACTCATCAACACCAGTGCGGTTATCGAGGTGCAATGTGATTTTTTGATCAACGGCTAACTGATGCCCCTTTGGAAAAGTCAGAACTAAGTCATCATTATCCCGAATGTCAACGCCACAAATGTAAACATCAGTTTTTCTTGAATAGGTAGCAGCAACCCCAAGCACGGGTGAACCAATCAACGATAATAAATTAGTGTGTGGAGCCATAGCATCACCTGTTTTAGATAAAGCTACCGCAGGAGAAATCAATCAGCAGTAGTGAGAATTAGGGAGGGACGAGAAGCATCCATGCTCCACCGGAGTTGATTGAGATAGCTTGGCAAATGAGACCATAAAAGTGAAGCGTAAGTTTAAGTAAATTAAGCGATTGTTGATTTAACAACAGCATTTGAAACAGCAATGAATTTCACAATAGCAATCAAGAAGAAAGGGAAACGGCATAACTTTTACTTATGGGGCGGCTGAAAGCCGTCCGCCATTAAGTTTTTGTTAGCTGCGCTTTTTACATCAGATTTATGCCAAATCGTTTAACAAACGCAGCAAATAAAACAAATGTCACGATGGTCAACACAATGCTTATCACTAATGTCATCACAAAACCAAATCGAGACATGAAATAAGGAAACAAGATAAACATTGGCAGCGTTGGGATCACATACCAAAACGTATAATAAGCATGGTTGCTGATCTTTGTTTCCGATTGGCCTTCGACAAACAGCCAAATCAACGTCAGGATAGTGACCAAGGGTAGTGATGCAACTAATGCTCCGATGCGGTCACTTTTCTTGGCTAGTTCAGAGATCAAAACCACCATGCCAGCGGTGATCAGATATTTGGATATCAGGTAAAGCATAGGTTCCTTGGCCGTCTCGTTATCGGATCAACGTATTGCAAACCGTAACGATATCAGAACCTATGAATAAACCAACACTATGGGCGTTCATCATATTGTGGAATGTCATCATGGATTTCATCCCAAGCGGCTTTTGAACCGACAAAAATATGAGCCAAGGGTTTAACGT
Proteins encoded in this region:
- a CDS encoding NUDIX hydrolase, whose amino-acid sequence is MAFDDKFRLSSHAVILNSEGHVLLLKADYGSKSWGLPGGALEPGETIHEALIRECREELGADILIHYLSGVYFHSAYNSQAFIFRCELPSPSNIILSHEHSEFRYTSMSELSAVQQQRISDCLNFSGVVTSAKF
- a CDS encoding DUF3147 family protein, producing MLYLISKYLITAGMVVLISELAKKSDRIGALVASLPLVTILTLIWLFVEGQSETKISNHAYYTFWYVIPTLPMFILFPYFMSRFGFVMTLVISIVLTIVTFVLFAAFVKRFGINLM